The Nostoc sp. 'Lobaria pulmonaria (5183) cyanobiont' DNA window AGCAAGAATAAAAAGGATAGCGGCAGGAAAAATTACTACATCCCTGACAATAAATAAAATCCAATCTTTTCTTAATTCTTGTTTAAACTTGAGTTCTCGCAGTTTTCGCTCAAGTTCTAAGTCTTCTTGTGACTGCAAGTTTACAGGTGATAAAACTAGCGGATTGTCGCCTTTGCTGGCAATTATTTTTGATAAATCTGTTATATCTGTCATGTTGTTTAGATACCAATAATTTCAGTTTCAGGATTTTGGTTATCATCTGCAACCCAGATAGGTTTGCCTTTTTAATTGGCTTCTATAGCTACTTCTAGTAGTGCGTAGGCATCCAGGGTAAGAGCATCTCAATGTGTTGCGCCAGATTATTTAGTATATTCATAAAGTTATGGCGAAAATCTCAATTTATTTAAATTCGTTAGGTTTTTGCTTGTGTAGTGATTTCTATTTTAGCCACACTTCAACACGTTTCGGGTTCATCAATTAAATCCAATACTTCTTGTTTAATCACTCTCGAACAAAAAATATCTAGAATATCCTGGCAATCTCTCAGGAAAATTTAGCGAAAAAAGAGCCAGAGAGTTAGTTCTCTGGCTCAAAGCTGGAGACAAAAGAATTATCTAATAAAGGCTAACTTGGGTAAGAACCTAAATTCTTCCCAGGTTATGCAGCCCTAAAATAGTACCTACTCCCAAGATATGACCAAAGGCGGTAGTTGCTAAAAGGGCTGGTACACCAAAATTACCAAGGAAATTGGCTGAGGGTAGTTTTGGTTCAGCGTTGGGATACTTGATGGTAGATTTGCCAAAGGCAATGGCAATGATATTAGCAATAATCATAATCAGTCCAACTGTAGGACTCCATTGCAGAGGTGTGGTTGCAGCAGCGAGTAAGGTTGAGGTCAACACCTGGTTTGCTCCTGAAATTTATTAATGGTTGAAAACATAATCTGAAACTTTCCGAAGCAAATTCAAGAAATTACCCGATTTTGCATCAATATTTAACAGTTATTCTTACTACTTAATACAATATGAGTTTAACGTGGTGAGCTGATTGTGGTAGCTAGTTTGAATTTCAATGTCTGAAACAAATAAATTACTAGTATATTTTTATACTTACAATAGAACTCAGGAGTAAAATACGCTTTATACCTGGGTAACAGACTTAGCTTGTGTATCTCACCAACTTTAAATCTGCTGTAGATAAAAGTGATTCCGATAAAATTATGTCAATGTATCTATAGAAATCTGTACAGGAGTTATGAACAAAATAATCCCCGACTTTTTGAAGGATACAGTTGAAGTCAGAAATTTAAGGAGCGGATTCACCTTTCGGTAGATTTAGACAGAATAATCAAAACTGTATATTTGAATGAGGTAACACATGATTTGCCACAAAACCTCATGCTAAATCAGTAATTTCCAGATCAACAGATGAAATTTTGATTGAATTCTAGTTAATTTGTTCCTTAAGTTCCTCAAAAGCCATGACATCCCCTGAGCCTCAAACTGATTTTGGAGAAAAAACTCCACAAACGTCATTTGAGCCACCTTCTGGAAAACGGCGGTGGCTTTGGTTGAGTTTAGCCGCACTCCTATTTTTAGGGGGCGGAGCAACTCTAGTTTGGCGTTTACTCACTCCGCAAAATTCAGCACCTTCAACTGCTAACGCTCAACCTCAAGGGGTAAGAGTCAAAATATCAACAGTACAAAGCGGCATCATTGAGGAAAGTTCAGATTTTATTGCTAGTCTAAAATCCCTGCGCTCAGTCACGCTCCAGCCGAGAATTCAAGGTCAAGTTACCCAGATACTTGTCAAATCGGGAGATCCAATCGTCGAAGGAGCTGCAATTCTCCAAGTAGATTCTACATCACAGGCAGCGATCGCGAGGAATAATACTGTACCTCAAGCATTTTTAGTGCAACTGGCAAATGCCCGCGCCACACTCAAATCTTTAGAAACAGAACGACCATCCTACGTTGCGAATGTGCAATTGTACCAGCAGAACTACGAAAAGTTTATTAGCCTAGCTGAACAAGGAGCCGTGTCTCGACAGACTAGCAATCAGTTTGCTAATCGGCTTGCCAATGCTAAGACTAGTCTGGATGCAATCGATTCCAGGATTCAAGCACAACGAGCCACCATTTTGCAGGCTG harbors:
- the psaK gene encoding photosystem I reaction center subunit PsaK → MLTSTLLAAATTPLQWSPTVGLIMIIANIIAIAFGKSTIKYPNAEPKLPSANFLGNFGVPALLATTAFGHILGVGTILGLHNLGRI
- a CDS encoding efflux RND transporter periplasmic adaptor subunit, giving the protein MTSPEPQTDFGEKTPQTSFEPPSGKRRWLWLSLAALLFLGGGATLVWRLLTPQNSAPSTANAQPQGVRVKISTVQSGIIEESSDFIASLKSLRSVTLQPRIQGQVTQILVKSGDPIVEGAAILQVDSTSQAAIARNNTVPQAFLVQLANARATLKSLETERPSYVANVQLYQQNYEKFISLAEQGAVSRQTSNQFANRLANAKTSLDAIDSRIQAQRATILQAEKSLQQSNVNIQTQQPQSDKITAPFSGIVGNIPVKVGNLVDTSTPLVNIKQNRPLEVNISVPLQQGSQLRKGMPVELMNTQGQKLGRSRIFFIAPNASNETQTILIKALFDNTNGQLRADQLVRTRVFWNQRPGVLIPTTAMTRVGGDTFVYVVETETPPQGVSQQVARQRRVKLGEIKGNNYQVIEGLQPEDKVIISGLLNLRDGVAIVPEF